The Dioscorea cayenensis subsp. rotundata cultivar TDr96_F1 chromosome 8, TDr96_F1_v2_PseudoChromosome.rev07_lg8_w22 25.fasta, whole genome shotgun sequence genome segment AGTTGGGAAGAGTTTCTCTTAGGGagcaataattaattaactttatatttttcaaaagaaatataattataaaaaggataccctttttcatataaatatgtgtatgtagatttcttcatctttttcaatgTAAAAATCTATTAGTcagagaattttttttgtaataaatagtttttattttatataattaactctgcatgtatatatatatatatatattatgataaaaaaaacaagtgattaaatgtgatatatatattttgcatggTTATGCATGGATAGAGTGCGATATCACTAAGCCAACAGTTGAAATACTACAAAGAATACCAAGAGAAGGTGACGAAGATGGTCGGAAAGAAGAACGCGTCGGACATCTTCACCGGCGCGCTGTACCTGCTCAGCGAAGGCAGCAGTGACTACATTCAGAACTACTACATCAACCCTCTTCTTTACAAGCTCTTCACACCTGATCAATTTGCTGATTTGCTTCTCCATTCCTTCACGTCCTTCATTCAGGTAATATACTAATatcacatacatacatacatacatacatacatatatatatatatatatatatatatatatatatatatattaagatgaTATGTAAATAATCATTTGGTCCATttcattttaactaatttgCACGAATTAAGATAGTCtattaaaattagttaaaaatctaaaatttataaaaaaattatattaatttttcaaaattactcttatttaaaatataatttaataaaatgtgtagttaaatatatttattagaaGTTGCAGAAGTATATtaaatatacataataaatttgaaaaaacaatatttaatgcTTCATGAATTTTTCTAAATggacaaataaaaagataaaactctaaaataaaataaataaaaagagtatatatatatatatatattttaccgGGTCTATgcaagagatatatatatatatatatatatatatatatatatatatatattatttttatgtgtgAAATTATATATTCTATGTTTTGGATATCAAAGTGGGTGGGGAACATATAGACTATTTGTTCACCATTAATTACTACTTGCAATTACTCACTACTTCGGATACCCTTCATAACTAGAGACATTAAAAGTATGTGCTAATGTTGACCAAACTGATACAAGCACAATTGCACTCAatttaaaaccttaaatttaTATAGAAAGGCTTCAAAGGCTTTTAAGAACAGAATCCCCTTCTAACTTAGGTCACCATTCATTACTATTTGGGATTTACTTGATCACTTTGACATCcttcataaataaaaacattaaaagcaTCTGATAATTTTGACCAAGCATCAATAGTAATCAACAAGTACAAATCATATATTGATACACTTAATTTTAGACACCGTAGGtgtgacacacacacacacacacacacacatatatatatatatgaatcagATAGGCTTCATGTTATCTTTGAACAATAGTTAAAAGGGTTAATTTGATGGTTTTCAGGAAATCAACATCCAACTAGTAAGACTTTGACATGGcaaaatgacaaaaaataaaacttatggtACCAAATTAACAAATATCTCAAATATCTCAAAACATGAGCATGCAAAATGaattaaaccatatatatatatagcacctTAAAACATACCTGCATTTCTATTGACACATTCACTGTTCGATCAGGACCTGTACAAACTCGGTGCAAGGAGAATCGGTGTAACATCATTGCCCCCACTTGGCTGCCTTCCGGCCGCTGTCACCCTGTTTGGCGAAGGGGCCAATCAGTGCGTAAAAAGGCTCAACAACGACGCAATATTGTTTAACAAGAAGATTAACAATACTGCAAAATCATTGACCAAAAAACACTCTGATCTTAAGCTTGTGATTTTTGACATCTACAGCCCCCTTTTGGACTTAATCAAGCACCCTGAACAGAATGGTAAATATAACTGTTAATGATCTTCTAAATCTATGTGAATGCGACTGAGATTTTGTACCTATGAAGGTTTCTTTGAGGCGAGGAAAGCATGCTGTGGAACAGGGACGATCGAGACGTCGCTGCTGTGCAATGAGCATGCACTGGGAACATGCGCAAACGCCACCAGCTATGTGTTCTGGGATAGTGTCCACCCCACTGAGGCCACCAACAAGTTCTTATCCGACAACCTCCTGTCTCAGGGCATTGATCTCATTTCCTAATGCCTGTCTAATGGCACAACCTTATCTTTGTCTGGTTATATCTATATTCTGTAACGTTAAGATAAGCACCTAAGCTCTTTGTGATTAGATTTTTCAACCACAGCTACCCAGTTAAATAACAGTAACTTACGGGCAATGATTTCCAGGCAGTAACTCTGCATGATTTCAATTTGAATTGAGCAATGTTTGATAACAAGGAGATTCATATAAACTTTCATCGAAGAAGTTGTCTGTGCTAAAAAACTATGAATTATTGAACTTTCAAATGTACAATTTATATACACGTTTTGACACAAATAATAATGCTTTCGTTATGCAACTGAAACACAAATGTTATAGTTCATTCCACACTTGCATGAAATCAGTATGAAGATAAAGCATACGATGATGTTCCACTGAGTTGGAATAAATACTTGGAGCTCTAGGAAAGTTCGAATCCAGCATGAGAATTGATGGCATAGAGTAGCTTGCTCCTCAAAGTACTCGGTCTTTTGTATGTTGGCAGCTGAGAGATAGAATATGCACGAGAAAAAGACTAgcattaaaacataaaactaatTTTTGCAGGATTATTTGAtaagaaatgaattaaaaagaTTAGGTTAGTTACTGACCTTCAATGTATTGTAACATGTGGAAGCTGAGGGAAGGCGATCGACATC includes the following:
- the LOC120266596 gene encoding GDSL esterase/lipase At5g03810-like, whose product is MSMLCKLVVLVMVIAMLVDVSQGQALVPAVIIFGDSVMDVGNNNHLLTLVKANFPPYGRDYTHHNPTGRFCNGKLASDFTVENLGFDSYPPAYLSKEAIGSHLLNGTNFASAASGYLDSTSKLYSAISLSQQLKYYKEYQEKVTKMVGKKNASDIFTGALYLLSEGSSDYIQNYYINPLLYKLFTPDQFADLLLHSFTSFIQDLYKLGARRIGVTSLPPLGCLPAAVTLFGEGANQCVKRLNNDAILFNKKINNTAKSLTKKHSDLKLVIFDIYSPLLDLIKHPEQNGFFEARKACCGTGTIETSLLCNEHALGTCANATSYVFWDSVHPTEATNKFLSDNLLSQGIDLIS